A stretch of the Lactuca sativa cultivar Salinas chromosome 9, Lsat_Salinas_v11, whole genome shotgun sequence genome encodes the following:
- the LOC111885568 gene encoding probable serine/threonine-protein kinase PBL26 — MIRFPCFATRWKRRTNRLRRFGQCHCLPFPLKNKNKDSGELQGHDVSPKRAKKVKVDIKDQDNKNLSAKIFTFKELATATKNFKEECILGEGGFGRVYKGKLEKTGKVVAIKQLNPEGKQGNKEFLVEVMMLSHLSHPHLVNLVGYCADGEQRLLVYEYMRAGSLENHLLDLPRGKRPLDWTTRMKVALHAAKGLEYLHETNNPPIIYRDLKSSNILLDKDFNAKLSDFGLARIGPVGEKTHVSSRVMGTFGYCAPEYQKTGRLTVKSDIYSYGVVLLELITGRRAVDLTRDTEELHLVQWVEPKIRDPHKYAEVVDPLLQGKYPQSDLSQVLAIAAMCLGVNAPLRPPMSDVVAVLDSLVHDSIHHSYD, encoded by the exons ATGATTCGTTTTCCATGTTTTGCGACACGATGGAAGAGACGGACTAATAGGTTGAGAAGATTCGGACAATGCCATTGTCTACCCTTTCCATTGA AGAATAAGAACAAAGATTCGGGCGAACTTCAAGGCCATGATGTTTCACCTAAAAGGGCGAAAAAGGTTAAGGTCGACATTAAAGATCAAGACAACAAAAACCTTTCAGCAAAAATTTTCACTTTCAAGGAGCTTGCAACAGCGACAAAAAACTTCAAAGAAGAATGTATTCTCGGGGAAGGTGGATTCGGGCGAGTTTATAAGGGAAAGCTCGAGAAAACAGGCAAG GTTGTAGCGATAAAGCAACTGAATCCTGAGGGAAAGCAAGGAAACAAAGAGTTTCTTGTGGAGGTTATGATGCTAAGCCATCTTTCCCATCCACACTTGGTAAATTTGGTCGGATACTGTGCAGATGGAGAACAAAGACTGCTCGTGTATGAATATATGCGTGCTGGTTCTCTCGAAAATCATCTACTCG ATCTGCCACGTGGCAAACGACCGCTTGATTGGACAACGAGGATGAAGGTAGCATTGCACGCTGCAAAAGGTCTAGAATACTTGCACGAGACGAATAATCCTCCGATTATTTACCGTGACTTAAAGTCGTCCAACATATTGCTGGATAAGGATTTTAACGCGAAGCTATCTGATTTCGGGCTAGCAAGGATTGGTCCAGTTGGGGAAAAGACACATGTGTCATCAAGAGTGATGGGAACATTCGGATATTGTGCACCCGAGTATCAAAAAACAGGAAGGTTGACTGTGAAATCAGATATTTATAGCTACGGAGTTGTGTTGTTGGAACTAATTACAGGGAGACGAGCGGTTGATTTAACGAGAGATACCGAAGAATTGCATCTTGTTCAATGGGTGGAGCCAAAGATCAGGGACCCACACAAATATGCAGAAGTGGTTGACCCACTGCTTCAAGGAAAATACCCACAATCTGATTTAAGTCAAGTGTTAGCGATAGCAGCCATGTGTCTTGGTGTCAATGCACCGCTCCGACCACCCATGAGTGATGTGGTTGCGGTTCTTGATTCCCTTGTGCACGATTCAATACACCATTCATATGACTAG